One Chlorobaculum limnaeum genomic window carries:
- a CDS encoding START domain-containing protein, translating into MDVASALEGNWEFRVDHKNIKIFSSKIRGSQVLGFKGETVFEAPLRKLISLFHDFGNYGKWVHQLAEMEVLHESDELDYVVRQVLNTPWPLPKREMIVRTALHASGEGALALTMTGIPDYVPSRPDFHRVQEAKGVWILMPVEKGKVHVTFVMHLDPGSDIPPALSNAALFEVPFYSLLKMRTLAQDPSYNPAWPSVVDNHITISEDAPGRH; encoded by the coding sequence ATGGATGTAGCAAGCGCCCTGGAGGGCAACTGGGAATTTCGGGTCGATCACAAGAACATCAAGATATTTTCGTCGAAGATCAGAGGTTCCCAGGTGCTGGGCTTCAAGGGCGAGACGGTGTTCGAGGCCCCTCTCAGAAAGCTGATCAGCCTGTTTCACGATTTCGGAAATTACGGTAAATGGGTGCATCAGCTTGCCGAAATGGAGGTGTTGCACGAGAGCGACGAACTCGACTATGTCGTCCGGCAGGTGCTCAACACCCCTTGGCCGCTTCCGAAAAGGGAGATGATCGTCCGCACCGCCCTGCACGCCTCCGGGGAGGGGGCGCTGGCCCTGACAATGACCGGCATTCCTGATTATGTTCCGTCGAGGCCTGATTTTCACCGCGTGCAGGAGGCAAAGGGCGTCTGGATATTGATGCCGGTGGAGAAGGGCAAGGTGCACGTGACCTTCGTGATGCATCTCGATCCCGGCAGTGACATTCCGCCCGCTCTCAGCAACGCGGCTTTGTTCGAGGTGCCGTTCTACTCCCTGCTCAAGATGAGGACGCTTGCGCAGGATCCTTCATACAACCCCGCATGGCCGTCGGTGGTGGACAATCACATCACCATCAGCGAAGATGCGCCAGGCAGGCACTGA
- a CDS encoding S41 family peptidase has protein sequence MSRIFSVLLMILVGGFGYFIGWRMNSGAGGKMADTYKLIRSYYVDPVNADSLQSAGVRGMLQSLDPHSIYLEPEKAAITQSNFNGNFEGIGIEFDVVRDTLLVVTPLAGGPSESAGIMPGDRIISIDSKNVIGIKPSAVLGKLRGERGTRVSLKVYRPLTRRTIDFLVTRGKISTSSIDAAFLDDARTGYIRISQFVETTGSEFHNAVQKLRKMGMQRLVIDVRGNPGGYLDQAVVVADELLPAGKLIVYTKSRHGGDDQMKYVSTSGGIFEKGEVCLLVDRGSASAAEILAGALQDNRRALLIGELSFGKGLVQRQFKLSDDSVVRLTVSRYYTPSGRQIQRAYDEGLQGRERYYKEMFTRSLPGNFMKKYGGFIYNEGQDISVYSTGSLLKNASADSLRAVLAKAGGIMPDYWVFGKPTSNLFQELYAKGVIEDIALKLIDDPSDPVQRYRSSATSYLDGYRVPVNLEALVRQECANAKVQFDQAEFSRDRTRIALALKARIARHLFGTEEQIRVLVREGDPVMRVARHFIEKKAS, from the coding sequence ATGTCCCGTATATTCAGCGTCCTTCTCATGATTCTCGTCGGAGGATTCGGTTATTTTATCGGATGGCGGATGAACAGTGGGGCTGGGGGAAAAATGGCCGATACTTACAAGCTGATCAGGTCGTATTATGTTGATCCAGTCAATGCCGACAGTCTTCAAAGCGCGGGTGTTCGCGGCATGTTGCAGTCGCTGGATCCCCACTCTATCTATCTCGAACCCGAAAAAGCCGCGATCACCCAGTCCAACTTCAATGGCAACTTCGAGGGGATCGGTATCGAGTTCGATGTCGTGCGCGATACGCTTCTGGTAGTGACACCCCTCGCCGGGGGGCCAAGCGAGTCGGCTGGCATCATGCCCGGAGACCGGATCATTTCGATCGACTCGAAGAATGTCATCGGCATCAAGCCTTCGGCTGTTCTCGGCAAACTCAGGGGTGAGCGGGGTACCAGAGTCAGTCTCAAAGTATACCGTCCCCTGACCCGCCGGACGATCGATTTTCTTGTGACTCGCGGAAAGATTTCGACATCAAGCATCGACGCGGCTTTTCTCGATGATGCACGCACCGGTTATATCCGCATCAGCCAGTTCGTCGAAACCACGGGCAGCGAGTTTCACAATGCCGTGCAGAAGCTGCGTAAAATGGGAATGCAGCGCCTCGTCATCGATGTGCGTGGCAATCCGGGCGGCTATCTCGATCAGGCTGTCGTCGTTGCCGATGAGCTGCTTCCCGCAGGCAAGCTTATTGTCTATACCAAAAGCCGTCATGGCGGCGATGACCAGATGAAGTATGTCTCGACCTCCGGCGGGATTTTCGAGAAGGGCGAGGTATGTCTTCTGGTTGACCGCGGCAGCGCTTCGGCGGCGGAAATCCTTGCCGGCGCGCTTCAGGATAATCGGCGCGCATTGCTCATCGGTGAGTTGAGTTTTGGCAAGGGGCTCGTCCAGCGTCAGTTCAAGCTGTCAGACGATTCGGTCGTCAGGCTCACGGTTTCGCGATACTACACTCCGTCGGGTCGTCAGATACAGAGGGCTTATGACGAAGGCCTTCAGGGACGCGAGCGTTATTACAAGGAGATGTTTACCAGGAGTCTGCCCGGTAACTTCATGAAAAAGTATGGCGGTTTCATCTACAATGAGGGGCAGGATATTTCTGTCTACAGCACCGGCAGTTTGCTCAAAAACGCCTCTGCCGACAGCCTGCGCGCAGTGCTCGCCAAGGCGGGCGGCATCATGCCCGATTACTGGGTTTTCGGCAAGCCCACCTCCAATCTGTTCCAGGAGCTGTATGCGAAAGGCGTGATCGAGGATATAGCGTTGAAGCTGATTGACGATCCTTCCGATCCTGTCCAGAGGTATCGGAGTTCGGCGACGTCGTATCTCGATGGATATCGCGTGCCGGTGAACCTCGAAGCGCTCGTCAGACAAGAGTGCGCGAACGCTAAGGTGCAATTCGACCAGGCCGAGTTCAGCCGTGACCGGACCAGGATCGCGCTGGCGCTCAAGGCGAGGATTGCCAGGCATCTGTTCGGAACTGAAGAGCAGATCAGGGTGTTAGTCCGTGAAGGCGATCCTGTCATGAGGGTCGCTCGCCATTTCATAGAAAAAAAGGCTTCATGA
- the thiE gene encoding thiamine phosphate synthase has protein sequence MSLPRRLLCVITDEHSDPVELARMALEGGAGMVQLRKKSASGRELFHWALRIQELCREREALFIVNDRVDIALAMTADGVHLGQQDMPASAARKLLGPDAIIGVSVSCATEAVKAAEEGANYIGVGHIFPTFSKNKPSEPLGTAAIRPIRNAAQLPVIAIGGIYHDNAAEVIRAGASGIAIISAVSESDDPADATRDLVKKIRQA, from the coding sequence ATGAGCCTGCCACGAAGACTTCTTTGCGTCATCACCGACGAGCACTCCGATCCCGTAGAACTTGCCCGCATGGCCCTCGAAGGAGGGGCGGGGATGGTGCAATTACGCAAAAAATCGGCTTCTGGCCGCGAACTTTTCCACTGGGCCTTGAGGATTCAGGAGCTGTGCCGTGAGCGGGAAGCGCTCTTCATCGTCAACGACCGGGTCGATATTGCCCTGGCGATGACGGCTGACGGCGTGCATCTCGGCCAGCAGGATATGCCTGCGTCCGCCGCCCGCAAGCTCCTCGGTCCCGACGCGATCATCGGCGTCTCGGTCTCCTGCGCCACCGAGGCAGTCAAGGCCGCGGAAGAGGGCGCGAACTACATCGGCGTGGGGCACATCTTCCCTACCTTCTCCAAGAACAAGCCCTCAGAGCCGCTCGGCACGGCGGCAATACGCCCGATCCGCAATGCAGCGCAATTGCCGGTCATCGCCATCGGTGGCATCTACCACGACAATGCCGCCGAAGTGATCCGCGCCGGAGCGTCGGGCATCGCGATCATCTCGGCGGTTTCCGAGAGCGACGACCCGGCGGACGCCACCCGCGATCTCGTGAAGAAGATCAGGCAGGCATGA
- the rfaE1 gene encoding D-glycero-beta-D-manno-heptose-7-phosphate kinase, whose translation MPPETIEQIFRSFKEKKIAVIGDVMIDKYIFGHVSRISPEYPVPVVDVTRESSRLGGAANVAVNTHALGAETLLIGVTGEDSERQNLESLMREHGLNPAMLLADSSRPTTCKTRILSQNHHITRVDYESRTPVEKELEKRLLAMFMEIAGSVDAVVLEDYNKGVLTPSLIASVIAICRERGTPVLVDPKLKGFFSYGGSTVFKPNLSELAASLGVPVANTDRDVELACLMLLERLEVESLVVTRSEKGMTVYDGMFTHIPALSLDVADVSGAGDTVIGTLALGLASGLDLVTSTRIANLAANTVCQEVGAVPVRQDKLFSACLAHLR comes from the coding sequence ATGCCCCCGGAAACAATCGAACAGATATTCAGATCATTCAAGGAAAAGAAGATCGCCGTGATCGGCGACGTGATGATCGACAAATATATCTTTGGCCACGTATCGAGAATTTCTCCTGAATATCCGGTGCCGGTGGTCGATGTCACCCGCGAGAGCAGCCGTCTCGGCGGCGCGGCCAACGTAGCGGTGAACACCCATGCGCTCGGAGCCGAGACGCTCCTGATCGGCGTCACCGGAGAGGATTCGGAGCGCCAGAACCTCGAGAGCCTGATGCGCGAGCACGGCCTCAATCCAGCGATGCTCTTGGCCGACAGCTCACGCCCAACCACCTGCAAAACCCGAATCCTGTCGCAGAACCACCACATCACGCGGGTAGACTACGAAAGCCGCACTCCGGTGGAAAAGGAGCTGGAGAAGCGGCTGCTCGCCATGTTCATGGAGATCGCGGGGTCGGTCGATGCGGTGGTGCTCGAAGATTATAACAAGGGGGTACTCACCCCGTCGCTGATCGCGTCGGTGATCGCCATCTGCCGCGAGCGCGGCACGCCGGTACTGGTCGATCCCAAGCTCAAAGGATTTTTCTCTTATGGTGGCAGCACGGTCTTCAAGCCCAACCTTTCGGAGCTTGCTGCCTCGCTTGGCGTTCCGGTGGCCAACACCGACCGCGACGTCGAACTGGCGTGCCTGATGCTCCTTGAACGACTCGAAGTCGAGAGTCTCGTGGTGACGAGAAGCGAAAAAGGGATGACCGTCTACGACGGCATGTTCACCCACATTCCGGCCCTGTCGCTCGACGTGGCCGATGTCTCCGGGGCGGGTGACACGGTGATCGGCACGCTCGCGCTCGGCCTGGCCTCAGGCCTCGACCTGGTGACGAGCACCCGGATCGCCAACCTCGCAGCCAACACGGTGTGCCAGGAGGTCGGCGCGGTGCCGGTCAGGCAGGACAAGCTCTTCAGTGCCTGCCTGGCGCATCTTCGCTGA
- the thiD gene encoding bifunctional hydroxymethylpyrimidine kinase/phosphomethylpyrimidine kinase: MMREYITVLTIAGSDGSGGAGIQADLKAIAANGCYGLSVITAVTAQNTRGVQSFHEIPAAFIAEQFETIAADIGIDAIKIGMLGSQEAAETVTWLIESLDGVPVVLDTVLRSSSGKTLFEAENMTPMKRLFSLATLITPNLPEAARLTGRDKAPVTQDEIEAMAVDLQRQGARSVLVKGGHGEGGYCNDCLLHEGRFFWYSNPKIDTLNTHGTGCTLSSAIACGLARRLPVTEAVAAAIDYTRTALLAGASWRLGGGNGPLEHFPGRKVEHRPEK, translated from the coding sequence ATGATGCGGGAGTACATCACCGTGCTGACCATCGCCGGTTCGGATGGCAGCGGCGGGGCGGGCATCCAGGCCGACCTGAAAGCCATCGCCGCCAACGGCTGCTACGGGCTGAGCGTCATCACCGCCGTAACCGCGCAGAACACCCGCGGAGTGCAATCGTTTCACGAAATCCCGGCCGCATTCATCGCCGAACAGTTCGAGACGATTGCCGCCGATATTGGCATCGACGCGATCAAGATCGGGATGCTCGGCTCGCAGGAAGCGGCAGAAACGGTCACCTGGCTCATCGAGAGCCTCGACGGGGTTCCGGTCGTCCTCGACACCGTTTTGCGCTCGTCGAGCGGGAAAACGCTGTTCGAGGCCGAGAACATGACGCCGATGAAACGCCTCTTCTCTCTCGCCACCCTGATCACCCCGAACCTGCCTGAAGCGGCCCGGCTGACGGGCCGTGACAAGGCCCCGGTAACGCAGGACGAAATCGAAGCGATGGCAGTGGATTTGCAACGGCAGGGAGCGCGTTCAGTGCTGGTCAAGGGGGGACATGGAGAGGGCGGATACTGCAACGACTGCCTGCTGCACGAAGGAAGGTTCTTCTGGTACTCGAACCCGAAAATCGATACCCTCAACACGCACGGCACCGGCTGTACCCTCTCGTCAGCCATTGCGTGCGGGCTGGCCAGAAGGTTGCCGGTAACTGAAGCCGTGGCGGCGGCTATCGATTATACGAGAACGGCTTTGCTGGCCGGGGCATCGTGGAGGCTGGGGGGCGGCAACGGGCCGCTGGAGCATTTTCCCGGCCGGAAGGTCGAACACCGGCCGGAAAAATGA
- a CDS encoding UDP-glucose dehydrogenase family protein, with product MKITIFGSGYVGLVTGACFAEVGNDVLCVDIDENKIARLLKGEIPIYEPGLDEIVANNIREGRLRFTTSITEGVDFGLYQFIAVGTPPDEDGSADLSHVLSVADSIGRNMEDYRIVIDKSTVPVGTADLVRETIRTVLEERGKVLDFDVVSNPEFLKEGDAVNDFMKPERIVVGVDNPRTKELLRNLYAPFNRSHERFIAMDIRSAELTKYAANAMLATKISFMNEIANIAERAGADVEAVRRGIGSDSRIGFAFIYPGVGYGGSCFPKDVQALERTARKLGYDSRILQAVEAVNDDQKLSLVSKIRDHFDGELKGRVIAVWGLAFKPNTDDMREAPSRKVMEELWAAGATVRAYDPVAMDEARRLYGDRPELVLVEHPDEALKGADALAIMTEWMAFRSPDFDMIKSSLREPVIFDGRNIYNPDLVEQAGLSYYSIGRRPRLVR from the coding sequence ATGAAAATAACCATTTTCGGATCCGGCTACGTTGGACTGGTGACAGGCGCCTGTTTTGCCGAAGTCGGTAACGATGTACTGTGCGTCGATATCGACGAGAACAAAATAGCTCGTCTTCTGAAGGGTGAAATCCCGATTTACGAGCCAGGTCTTGACGAGATTGTCGCCAACAATATTCGTGAAGGACGGCTCCGCTTCACTACCAGCATTACCGAGGGGGTCGATTTTGGTCTCTATCAGTTTATCGCCGTCGGTACGCCGCCGGACGAGGACGGATCGGCTGACCTGAGTCATGTGCTCAGTGTTGCCGATAGCATTGGACGCAATATGGAGGATTATCGCATTGTGATCGACAAATCGACGGTTCCTGTCGGAACTGCTGATCTGGTGCGCGAAACGATCCGTACCGTGCTTGAAGAGCGCGGCAAGGTGCTTGATTTCGACGTCGTTTCCAATCCGGAATTCCTGAAAGAGGGCGATGCCGTGAACGATTTCATGAAGCCGGAGCGCATCGTCGTCGGCGTGGACAATCCGCGCACCAAGGAGCTTCTGCGTAACCTTTACGCGCCGTTCAACCGCAGCCACGAGCGCTTCATCGCCATGGACATCCGCTCGGCGGAGCTGACCAAGTACGCGGCCAACGCCATGCTTGCCACCAAGATCAGCTTCATGAACGAGATCGCCAACATCGCCGAACGGGCTGGGGCGGACGTCGAGGCGGTTCGCCGGGGCATCGGCTCCGATTCGAGGATCGGCTTCGCCTTCATCTATCCCGGCGTGGGTTACGGCGGCTCCTGCTTCCCGAAGGATGTGCAGGCGCTGGAGCGCACGGCACGAAAACTCGGTTACGATTCAAGAATTTTGCAGGCGGTCGAGGCGGTCAACGACGATCAGAAGCTGAGTCTCGTCTCGAAGATTCGCGACCATTTCGACGGCGAACTCAAGGGGCGCGTCATCGCCGTGTGGGGTTTGGCTTTCAAGCCGAACACCGATGACATGCGCGAAGCGCCGAGCCGCAAGGTGATGGAGGAGCTGTGGGCGGCCGGTGCGACTGTCAGGGCCTACGATCCCGTAGCCATGGATGAGGCGCGGCGTCTCTATGGCGACCGACCCGAGCTGGTGCTGGTGGAGCATCCCGACGAGGCTCTCAAGGGCGCGGACGCGCTGGCGATCATGACCGAGTGGATGGCCTTCCGCAGCCCCGATTTCGATATGATCAAAAGCTCGCTGAGAGAGCCGGTGATCTTCGACGGCAGGAATATCTACAATCCCGACCTGGTTGAGCAGGCTGGACTCAGCTACTACTCCATCGGACGCCGTCCCCGGCTGGTTCGCTGA
- a CDS encoding RidA family protein — MASNEENLKRSGIVLPELPSPAGLYFPGIRAGDLIYTSGQLPLVGGKLIEPGGKGSISETREREATIAARTAALNAIAVLRSVAGTLDAVANIVKLTVYVSSADGFTNQHKVADGASEIVGEIFGESGRHVRSAVGVASLPIDASVEVEMIAYSPVNRT, encoded by the coding sequence ATGGCTTCAAATGAAGAAAATCTGAAACGATCAGGCATTGTCCTGCCTGAATTACCCTCTCCAGCGGGACTTTATTTCCCCGGTATACGTGCAGGTGATCTCATCTACACTTCTGGCCAATTGCCGCTGGTTGGAGGTAAACTGATCGAGCCGGGGGGAAAGGGGAGTATCAGCGAAACGAGAGAGCGGGAGGCGACAATTGCTGCCCGAACGGCTGCGCTGAATGCGATCGCAGTATTGCGTTCCGTTGCCGGAACCCTCGATGCCGTGGCGAATATCGTGAAGTTAACCGTCTATGTTTCGAGCGCCGATGGATTCACGAATCAGCACAAGGTGGCTGACGGGGCATCGGAAATTGTCGGCGAAATATTTGGTGAATCGGGCCGTCATGTAAGGAGTGCTGTGGGCGTGGCATCACTTCCAATTGATGCAAGTGTCGAGGTTGAAATGATCGCTTACTCTCCTGTAAATAGAACATAA
- a CDS encoding coiled-coil domain-containing protein: protein MDKVALRPLKRFAVILLAGAIVVTVSSCSREERKKEEEQHLESMMTILVQVQKNLGRIRQKEAVVVRLSSDVEGRKPQSAEQIGREIDSNIRFIDSTLTASKNLVSTLEKENHESQYRISALDRMTGQLKGELDKKSLEVGTMKGEIAKLNRQIARLTNSVDVMDEVIDEQEAQMVRAYYISGTVDQLVARGILLPPGPFSRFLGARPALASDFDIKPFRVVDISETRDIYFDKPVNRLHIVTPHTKGSYELVGGKTSSILLIRNEVEFWKKSRCLIIVVE from the coding sequence ATGGATAAAGTGGCTTTGAGGCCATTGAAACGCTTTGCCGTCATCTTGCTGGCAGGAGCGATAGTCGTTACGGTCTCCTCGTGCTCCCGGGAAGAGCGGAAAAAAGAGGAGGAGCAGCATCTCGAGTCGATGATGACCATTCTTGTCCAGGTACAGAAAAATCTTGGACGGATCCGTCAGAAAGAGGCCGTGGTCGTCCGTCTCTCGTCGGATGTCGAGGGCCGCAAACCGCAGAGCGCCGAGCAGATCGGCAGGGAGATCGACAGCAATATCCGTTTTATCGACTCCACGCTTACGGCGAGCAAGAACCTCGTCTCGACGCTTGAAAAAGAGAATCACGAGTCTCAGTACCGCATTTCGGCGCTCGACCGCATGACCGGTCAACTGAAAGGGGAACTCGACAAAAAGAGCCTTGAAGTCGGTACGATGAAAGGGGAGATCGCGAAGCTGAACCGGCAGATCGCCAGGCTTACCAACTCGGTCGATGTCATGGATGAGGTCATCGACGAGCAGGAGGCGCAGATGGTCAGGGCCTATTACATCAGCGGCACGGTTGATCAGCTTGTCGCCAGGGGGATTTTGCTGCCGCCGGGTCCTTTTTCCCGTTTTCTCGGCGCAAGGCCGGCTCTGGCCAGTGATTTCGATATAAAACCATTCAGAGTGGTGGATATTAGCGAAACCAGAGATATTTATTTTGACAAGCCGGTCAATCGTCTGCATATTGTAACTCCGCATACCAAGGGTTCATATGAGCTTGTCGGTGGCAAAACCTCTTCGATTCTTTTGATCAGGAACGAGGTGGAGTTCTGGAAGAAGTCCCGATGCCTGATTATCGTCGTGGAGTGA
- a CDS encoding thiamine phosphate synthase gives MTGKHPSLPRLMIVSSGGEHLARRRLILEQAQTLARSAPVIFQVREKMLDAASLCALCRQIAPVIDAAGSILTVNERFDIALASGAGGVHLPESSCPADVVRKRARGLVVGQSVHSEASAVQAASAGLDYLLFGPVFHTPSKAPFGPPQGLERLREICAKVRIPVFAVGGITPDKVPACLECGAWGVAALTPFLDASSIPETINRFFSYMSI, from the coding sequence ATGACTGGAAAACATCCCTCACTTCCCCGGCTGATGATCGTGAGCAGCGGGGGCGAACATCTCGCCCGTCGCAGGCTCATCCTGGAGCAGGCTCAGACGCTCGCCCGCTCAGCGCCGGTGATCTTCCAGGTGCGCGAGAAGATGCTCGATGCCGCTTCGCTCTGCGCTCTTTGCCGCCAGATCGCTCCCGTAATCGATGCTGCCGGTTCGATACTCACCGTCAACGAACGCTTCGACATCGCGCTCGCTTCGGGGGCGGGCGGCGTGCATCTTCCCGAATCGTCGTGCCCTGCCGATGTCGTACGGAAGAGGGCGCGGGGTCTCGTCGTCGGGCAAAGCGTCCACAGCGAGGCGTCCGCAGTACAAGCCGCGTCGGCGGGTCTCGATTACCTGCTTTTCGGGCCGGTCTTCCATACGCCGTCGAAGGCTCCCTTCGGGCCGCCCCAGGGACTGGAGCGTCTCCGGGAAATCTGCGCGAAAGTGCGCATACCTGTCTTCGCCGTCGGCGGCATCACGCCTGATAAAGTCCCTGCCTGCCTCGAATGCGGTGCGTGGGGCGTTGCTGCGCTCACCCCCTTTCTCGATGCGTCATCAATACCGGAAACCATCAACCGCTTTTTCTCGTACATGTCCATATGA
- a CDS encoding esterase/lipase family protein — MPVVRQNPVVIVPGVLFWDSLYEVMRDALSAWIPAEKIAIAPVTLLDWIGLPPSPERSTNRVMAVLDRTVRGMASRFPGEPVTIVGHSGGGTVAMVYLLERPFQGDVYAVNGMVGRLVTLGTPFHTHEHFAKIKTDFIFSHLSPEFFRKYQVVSVVSDRYEGALDGGITEKLCYMFYRGVTDDGNLAGDGVVPARSCFLEGAENVTIPECEHLPAPHTKWYGTKDGVEQWIKWL; from the coding sequence ATGCCAGTGGTCAGACAGAATCCGGTAGTGATCGTTCCGGGCGTGCTTTTCTGGGACTCTCTGTACGAGGTGATGCGGGATGCCCTCTCCGCCTGGATACCGGCGGAGAAGATCGCCATCGCGCCTGTCACGCTTCTGGACTGGATCGGTCTTCCGCCATCGCCCGAGCGCTCGACCAACCGGGTTATGGCGGTGCTTGACCGGACGGTGCGCGGCATGGCTTCCCGCTTTCCTGGCGAACCGGTGACCATCGTCGGTCACAGCGGCGGCGGCACGGTTGCCATGGTCTATCTGCTGGAACGCCCGTTCCAGGGCGATGTTTATGCCGTCAACGGCATGGTCGGCAGGCTGGTCACGCTCGGTACCCCGTTTCATACACACGAACATTTCGCAAAAATCAAGACCGATTTTATTTTCAGCCATCTGAGTCCGGAGTTTTTCCGTAAATATCAGGTGGTATCGGTCGTCAGCGATCGATATGAAGGGGCGCTCGATGGTGGCATTACCGAAAAACTGTGCTATATGTTTTACCGGGGAGTGACCGATGACGGAAATCTTGCCGGTGACGGGGTCGTTCCCGCGAGAAGCTGTTTTCTTGAAGGCGCCGAAAATGTTACTATTCCCGAATGTGAACATTTGCCTGCGCCGCACACAAAGTGGTATGGCACCAAAGATGGAGTTGAACAATGGATAAAGTGGCTTTGA
- a CDS encoding START domain-containing protein, translating into MSLLEKINSNTCTLRFRNDWLKIFTCPVPSSDFLSFVGVATIDAPQHAVLSLLYDIESATEWVWKTREMRVLQELADDNEGRVVYQVVSAPWPVSDRDIVTRSTAYIDPETSEAFVNIESLPDFIPETSNCVRVRKLEGAWNILPLSENSCRVVFRLHIEPAGEIPSWLANIAVIDTPYHTLNNMRDMVKREKYKNPVGAPLKESTEGIIRNYNDFIAE; encoded by the coding sequence ATGTCATTACTTGAAAAAATCAACAGCAACACCTGCACGCTCAGGTTCAGAAACGACTGGCTGAAGATTTTCACCTGTCCGGTGCCTTCATCCGATTTTCTGTCGTTCGTCGGCGTTGCCACCATCGATGCGCCCCAGCACGCCGTGCTCAGTCTTCTGTACGACATCGAGTCGGCAACCGAGTGGGTGTGGAAAACCAGGGAGATGCGCGTACTCCAGGAGCTTGCCGACGACAACGAAGGGCGGGTGGTCTATCAGGTCGTAAGCGCTCCGTGGCCGGTATCGGATCGAGATATCGTCACCCGCTCGACCGCCTATATCGATCCCGAGACATCGGAAGCTTTCGTCAATATTGAGAGTCTGCCCGATTTCATTCCGGAAACCAGCAATTGCGTGAGAGTGCGCAAGCTTGAGGGGGCCTGGAACATCCTGCCACTGTCGGAAAATTCGTGTCGCGTGGTCTTCAGGCTGCACATCGAACCTGCCGGAGAAATTCCCTCATGGCTTGCCAACATCGCGGTGATCGATACGCCGTATCACACCCTGAACAACATGCGCGACATGGTCAAGCGTGAAAAGTACAAAAATCCCGTTGGCGCGCCTTTGAAAGAATCGACGGAGGGCATCATCAGGAACTACAACGATTTCATCGCCGAGTAA